A stretch of the Cheilinus undulatus linkage group 11, ASM1832078v1, whole genome shotgun sequence genome encodes the following:
- the slmapb gene encoding sarcolemma associated protein b isoform X3, with amino-acid sequence MDEKELSGPLNNLSLIQDDLSRSNMGSSGESEKIIQRLNDELQEAQEQANAEKHKYMELQGILEDERKENKQQADESAKQIKLLQGQLRQLQDETDSLREQISASTSSRDELQRARDEVKALKRALEAATAERDRDVAVIQTNLSTVSKDLDKWRQTANKYEHEIDNLQQDLQQQGKQWQKTAEIQASELQSMQVECNGLQKECSTLRSEKQDIVNKHQKEKSVLQSECVSLRAEKEELLKAHQKEKASLQSDCAALRSEKEAVLQKQKQLEKDLASSRAQNAELSSSLKALEKSQQELEKRLSALQLQHQQDSTKLQTQLDEADSRSKTLEREYEEAKTALSDLKEKYEKSEQEKQSLTDELEGCKASMKEVQEKGTKKQWMIWGPVVAAALTAVTAAMLFRT; translated from the exons ATGGATGAGAAAGAGCTGAGTGGCCCCTTAAATAACCTGTCACTCATTCAAG ATGATCTGTCCAGGTCAAACATGGGATCATCGGGCGAGTCAGAAAAGATTATCCAGCGCTTGAATGATGAACTACAAGAGGCCCAGGAGCAAGCTAATGCTGAGAAACACAAATACATGGAGCTTCAAG GTATCCTGGAGGAtgagaggaaagaaaataaacaacaagcTGACGAATCtgctaaacaaataaaacttcTCCAAG GCCAGCTGCGACAGTTACAAGATGAGACAGACTCTCTCAGAGAGCAGATCAGTGCCTCCACTAGTTCACGTGATGAGCTACAAAGAGCACGTGATGAGGTGAAAGCGCTGAAACGTGCCCTGGAGGCAGCCACTGCTGAGCGGGACCGGGATGTTGCTGTTATCCAAACTAACCTGTCAACCGTTTCCAAGGATCTAGACAAATGGCGTCAGACTGCAAACAAATACGAGCATGAGATTGATAACCTACAGCAGGACCTCCAACAGCAAggcaaacagtggcagaaaactgcagaaatacaaG CCAGTGAGCTGCAGTCCATGCAGGTGGAGTGTAATGGCCTTCAGAAGGAGTGTTCGACCCTGCGATCTGAAAAACAGGACATTGTGAATAAGCATCAGAAGGAAAAGAGCGTTCTGCAGAGCGAGTGTGTGTCCCTCAGGGCTGAAAAGGAGGAACTCCTCAAGGCTCACCAGAAAGAGAAGGCCAGCCTGCAGAGTGACTGTGCAGCACTGCGCTCTGAGAAAGAGGCCGTGCTGCAGAAGCAGAAGCAACTAGAGAAGGACCTTGCCAG TTCGCGTGCCCAGAATGCTGAGCTGAGCAGCAGCCTCAAAGCCCTGGAGAAATCCCAGCAGGAGTTGGAGAAGAGGCTTTCAGCCCTGCAGCTCCAGCACCAGCAAGATAGCACCAAACTGCAAACCCAACTAGATGAAGCTGACAGCCGCAGCAAGACTCTGGAGAGAGAG TATGAGGAGGCAAAGACAGCACTATCTGacttaaaggaaaaatatgaaaagtctGAGCAGGAAAAGCAGTCGCTTACAGATGAGCTGGAAGGGTGCAAAGCCAGTATGAAGGAAGTACAGGAGAAAGGAACAAAG AAGCAGTGGATGATCTGGGGGCCTGTGGTtgctgcagctctaacagctgTGACTGCTGCCATGCTCTTCAGGACCTGA
- the slmapb gene encoding sarcolemma associated protein b isoform X2 has product MDEKELSGPLNNLSLIQDDLSRSNMGSSGESEKIIQRLNDELQEAQEQANAEKHKYMELQGILEDERKENKQQADESAKQIKLLQGQLRQLQDETDSLREQISASTSSRDELQRARDEVKALKRALEAATAERDRDVAVIQTNLSTVSKDLDKWRQTANKYEHEIDNLQQDLQQQGKQWQKTAEIQASELQSMQVECNGLQKECSTLRSEKQDIVNKHQKEKSVLQSECVSLRAEKEELLKAHQKEKASLQSDCAALRSEKEAVLQKQKQLEKDLASSRAQNAELSSSLKALEKSQQELEKRLSALQLQHQQDSTKLQTQLDEADSRSKTLEREYEEAKTALSDLKEKYEKSEQEKQSLTDELEGCKASMKEVQEKGTKRSLLPPVQAIVIGLILALLYWCFGAL; this is encoded by the exons ATGGATGAGAAAGAGCTGAGTGGCCCCTTAAATAACCTGTCACTCATTCAAG ATGATCTGTCCAGGTCAAACATGGGATCATCGGGCGAGTCAGAAAAGATTATCCAGCGCTTGAATGATGAACTACAAGAGGCCCAGGAGCAAGCTAATGCTGAGAAACACAAATACATGGAGCTTCAAG GTATCCTGGAGGAtgagaggaaagaaaataaacaacaagcTGACGAATCtgctaaacaaataaaacttcTCCAAG GCCAGCTGCGACAGTTACAAGATGAGACAGACTCTCTCAGAGAGCAGATCAGTGCCTCCACTAGTTCACGTGATGAGCTACAAAGAGCACGTGATGAGGTGAAAGCGCTGAAACGTGCCCTGGAGGCAGCCACTGCTGAGCGGGACCGGGATGTTGCTGTTATCCAAACTAACCTGTCAACCGTTTCCAAGGATCTAGACAAATGGCGTCAGACTGCAAACAAATACGAGCATGAGATTGATAACCTACAGCAGGACCTCCAACAGCAAggcaaacagtggcagaaaactgcagaaatacaaG CCAGTGAGCTGCAGTCCATGCAGGTGGAGTGTAATGGCCTTCAGAAGGAGTGTTCGACCCTGCGATCTGAAAAACAGGACATTGTGAATAAGCATCAGAAGGAAAAGAGCGTTCTGCAGAGCGAGTGTGTGTCCCTCAGGGCTGAAAAGGAGGAACTCCTCAAGGCTCACCAGAAAGAGAAGGCCAGCCTGCAGAGTGACTGTGCAGCACTGCGCTCTGAGAAAGAGGCCGTGCTGCAGAAGCAGAAGCAACTAGAGAAGGACCTTGCCAG TTCGCGTGCCCAGAATGCTGAGCTGAGCAGCAGCCTCAAAGCCCTGGAGAAATCCCAGCAGGAGTTGGAGAAGAGGCTTTCAGCCCTGCAGCTCCAGCACCAGCAAGATAGCACCAAACTGCAAACCCAACTAGATGAAGCTGACAGCCGCAGCAAGACTCTGGAGAGAGAG TATGAGGAGGCAAAGACAGCACTATCTGacttaaaggaaaaatatgaaaagtctGAGCAGGAAAAGCAGTCGCTTACAGATGAGCTGGAAGGGTGCAAAGCCAGTATGAAGGAAGTACAGGAGAAAGGAACAAAG AGATCCTTATTGCCGCCTGTTCAAGCCATAGTCATCGGCCTTATCCTGGCTTTGCTGTATTGGTGCTTCGGCGCATTGTG A
- the slmapb gene encoding sarcolemma associated protein b isoform X1 yields MDEKELSGPLNNLSLIQDDLSRSNMGSSGESEKIIQRLNDELQEAQEQANAEKHKYMELQGILEDERKENKQQADESAKQIKLLQGQLRQLQDETDSLREQISASTSSRDELQRARDEVKALKRALEAATAERDRDVAVIQTNLSTVSKDLDKWRQTANKYEHEIDNLQQDLQQQGKQWQKTAEIQASELQSMQVECNGLQKECSTLRSEKQDIVNKHQKEKSVLQSECVSLRAEKEELLKAHQKEKASLQSDCAALRSEKEAVLQKQKQLEKDLASSRAQNAELSSSLKALEKSQQELEKRLSALQLQHQQDSTKLQTQLDEADSRSKTLEREYEEAKTALSDLKEKYEKSEQEKQSLTDELEGCKASMKEVQEKGTKRSLLPPVQAIVIGLILALLYWCFGALW; encoded by the exons ATGGATGAGAAAGAGCTGAGTGGCCCCTTAAATAACCTGTCACTCATTCAAG ATGATCTGTCCAGGTCAAACATGGGATCATCGGGCGAGTCAGAAAAGATTATCCAGCGCTTGAATGATGAACTACAAGAGGCCCAGGAGCAAGCTAATGCTGAGAAACACAAATACATGGAGCTTCAAG GTATCCTGGAGGAtgagaggaaagaaaataaacaacaagcTGACGAATCtgctaaacaaataaaacttcTCCAAG GCCAGCTGCGACAGTTACAAGATGAGACAGACTCTCTCAGAGAGCAGATCAGTGCCTCCACTAGTTCACGTGATGAGCTACAAAGAGCACGTGATGAGGTGAAAGCGCTGAAACGTGCCCTGGAGGCAGCCACTGCTGAGCGGGACCGGGATGTTGCTGTTATCCAAACTAACCTGTCAACCGTTTCCAAGGATCTAGACAAATGGCGTCAGACTGCAAACAAATACGAGCATGAGATTGATAACCTACAGCAGGACCTCCAACAGCAAggcaaacagtggcagaaaactgcagaaatacaaG CCAGTGAGCTGCAGTCCATGCAGGTGGAGTGTAATGGCCTTCAGAAGGAGTGTTCGACCCTGCGATCTGAAAAACAGGACATTGTGAATAAGCATCAGAAGGAAAAGAGCGTTCTGCAGAGCGAGTGTGTGTCCCTCAGGGCTGAAAAGGAGGAACTCCTCAAGGCTCACCAGAAAGAGAAGGCCAGCCTGCAGAGTGACTGTGCAGCACTGCGCTCTGAGAAAGAGGCCGTGCTGCAGAAGCAGAAGCAACTAGAGAAGGACCTTGCCAG TTCGCGTGCCCAGAATGCTGAGCTGAGCAGCAGCCTCAAAGCCCTGGAGAAATCCCAGCAGGAGTTGGAGAAGAGGCTTTCAGCCCTGCAGCTCCAGCACCAGCAAGATAGCACCAAACTGCAAACCCAACTAGATGAAGCTGACAGCCGCAGCAAGACTCTGGAGAGAGAG TATGAGGAGGCAAAGACAGCACTATCTGacttaaaggaaaaatatgaaaagtctGAGCAGGAAAAGCAGTCGCTTACAGATGAGCTGGAAGGGTGCAAAGCCAGTATGAAGGAAGTACAGGAGAAAGGAACAAAG AGATCCTTATTGCCGCCTGTTCAAGCCATAGTCATCGGCCTTATCCTGGCTTTGCTGTATTGGTGCTTCGGCGCATTGTGGTAG